The genomic segment TCGTTCCCATGGTCCGTTCGGTGCCAAAGTTCGGTGGGCCTGCCGCGTGACGAAGTCAACCGGCTCGCCCTGTCATGAGGGCGAGCGCTGCGTGCAGGACCGCGCGGGAACCCGCGCCCGGATGGATGCGGCGGTTGGCCTTGGCAGGTGGTCCGGGCCGGGTCCTTGTTTCAGAATGCCGCGGTGAAGGCGCCGGATGTGGGCTCAGGCGGCCAGAGGTTTGGCCACCGGAAAGTCGATGGCCGTTTCGGCAACGTTGTTGACGTAATTGGTCAGCGTGTTCAGCGCGACATGCAGGACGATCTCGACAATCTGCGCATCGCTGAAACCGGCGGCCCGGATAGCCTCGACATCGCCATTGCCGACGCGACCACGCGCCTTGGTCACCGCAACCGCAAAGCGCACCGCCGCGTCGGCCTTGGCATCGCCCGAGGTGCCCCGGCGGTTGGCCAGAATCTCGGCCTCGTCCAGTTTCGCGAGGTTTGCGCCCATGTAGCTGTGCGCCGCCAGGCAATAGTCGCAGCCGTTGATCTCGGCCACCGCCAGCGCGATCCGTTCCCGCGTCTTGGCGTCGACCGCGCCTTTGCCCAGGGCCGCATT from the Tabrizicola piscis genome contains:
- a CDS encoding carboxymuconolactone decarboxylase family protein; translated protein: MSRINTPASIDTAPAGSQPLLEAVKKQFGIVPNLFRVVGNSPAALEGYLGLNAALGKGAVDAKTRERIALAVAEINGCDYCLAAHSYMGANLAKLDEAEILANRRGTSGDAKADAAVRFAVAVTKARGRVGNGDVEAIRAAGFSDAQIVEIVLHVALNTLTNYVNNVAETAIDFPVAKPLAA